The proteins below come from a single Jaculus jaculus isolate mJacJac1 chromosome X, mJacJac1.mat.Y.cur, whole genome shotgun sequence genomic window:
- the G6pd gene encoding glucose-6-phosphate 1-dehydrogenase: MAEQVALSRTQVCGILREELYQGDAFHQTETHIFIIMGASGDLAKKKIYPTVWWLFKDGLLPEETFIVGYARSRLTVDDIRKQSEPFFKATPEEKPKLEEFFSRNSYVAGQYDDPDSYRHLNSHINALHQGLQANRLFYLALPPTVYEAVTKNIHETCMSQTGWNRIIVEKPFGRDLQSSDQLSNHISSLFREDQIYRIDHYLGKEMVQNLMVLRFANRIFGPIWNRDNIACVILTFKEPFGTEGRGGYFDEFGIIRDVMQNHLLQMLCLVAMEKPASTSSDDVRDEKVKVLKCISEVQANNMVLGQYVGNPNGEGEATKGYLDDPTVPRGSTTATFAAVVLYVENERWDGVPFILRCGKALNERKAEVRLQFRDVAVDIFHQQCKRNELVIRVQPNEAVYTKMMTKKPGMFFNPEESELDLTYGNRYKNVKLPDAYERLILDVFCGSQMHFVRSDELREAWRIFTPLLHQIDREKPKPIPYVYGSRGPAEADELMKRVGFQYEGTYKWVNPHKL; the protein is encoded by the exons GGTGACCTAGCCAAGAAGAAGATCTACCCTACCGTCTG GTGGCTGTTCAAGGATGGCCTTCTGCCTGAAGAGACCTTCATCGTGGGCTATGCCCGCTCCcgcctcacagtggatgacatccgCAAACAGAGTGAGCCCTTCTTCAAA gCCACCCCAGAGGAGAAGCCCAAGCTGGAGGAGTTCTTTTCCCGAAACTCCTATGTGGCAGGCCAGTATGATGATCCGGACTCCTACAGGCATCTCAACAGCCACATAAATGCCCTCCATCAGGGGCTACAGGCCAACCGTCTGTTCTACCTGGCCTTGCCCCCAACTGTCTATGAAGCTGTCACCAAGAACATCCACGAGACCTGCATGAGCCAGAC aggctggaaccgCATCATCGTGGAGAAGCCCTTCGGGAGAGACCTGCAGAGCTCTGACCAGCTGTCTAATCACATCTCCTCTCTGTTCCGTGAAGACCAGATCTACCGCATCGACCACTACCTGGGCAAGGAGATGGTTCAGAACCTCATGGTGCTGAG ATTTGCCAACAGGATCTTTGGCCCCATCTGGAATCGGGACAACATTGCCTGTGTGATCCTCACCTTCAAAGAGCCCTTTGGCACTGAGGGCCGTGGAGGCtactttgatgaatttgggatcaTCAG AGACGTGATGCAGAACCACCTCCTGCAGATGCTGTGTCTGGTGGCCATGGAAAAACCAGCTTCCACGAGCTCTGATGACGTCCGAGATGAGAAG GTCAAGGTATTGAAATGTATCTCAGAGGTACAAGCCAACAATATGGTCCTGGGCCAATACGTGGGGAACCCCAATGGAGAAGGCGAGGCTACCAAAGGGTACCTGGATGACCCCACAGTGCCCCGTGGGTCCACCACTGCCACCTTTGCAGCTGTCGTCCTCTATGTGGAAAATGAGCGGTGGGATG GGGTGCCCTTCATCCTGCGCTGTGGCAAAGCTCTGAATGAACGTAAGGCTGAAGTGAGACTGCAGTTCCGCGATGTGGCAGTGGACATCTTCCACCAGCAGTGCAAACGCAATGAGCTAGTGATCCGCGTTCAGCCCAATGAGGCCGTGTATACCAAGATGATGACCAAGAAGCCTGGCATGTTCTTCAACCCTGAAGAGTCAGAGCTGGACCTAACCTATGGCAACAGATACAAG AATGTGAAGCTGCCCGACGCCTATGAGCGCCTCATCCTAGATGTCTTCTGTGGGAGCCAGATGCACTTTGTGCGCAG TGATGAGCTTCGCGAGGCCTGGCGCATCTTCACACCACTGCTTCATCAGATTGATCGTGAGAAGCCCAAGCCCATCCCCTATGTTTATGGCAG CCGTGGCCCTGCGGAGGCAGATGAGCTGATGAAGAGAGTAGGCTTCCAGTATGAGGGCACCTACAAGTGGGTAAACCCCCACAAGCTCTGA